The following nucleotide sequence is from Melioribacteraceae bacterium.
CAATCAAGAAAATTATATGATTGGCTTCAGGAACGAGGTGTAAAAATTGCATTTTTAACAGGCAGAAAACCTTATGAATATGAAGCTACTATAAAAAATCTAAGTCAAGTTGGAATAATTACTTATGATACGTTAATCACACGAACTGATAAAACAAAAGATATGCTTGCCGAAGATTTCAAAGATTATGAAAGAAAATTATTAGCCGAAAAAGGTTACAACATAGTGGTTTGCGTTGGTGATCAGTGGAGTGATTTGGAAGGAAGTAATACAGGATTGACAGTGAAGTTACCGAATTATCTTTATTTGATAGATTAGTAAAATTGTAAAGCGATCATCCTTGATCGCTTTGTATTGGACTTACAAAAAATTAAGGTGAGCGACGAAGGATCGTCGCTCTACATATAAATTAATAAGAATTAAAATCCCCACCGCTGAAAGCACTAAATAATGCTGCACCAAAACTTAAAAATCCGATTACGGCAAATATTAACGAGATCAACAATAGAATTCCTTGTATCATAAAGTACATCTTGAACTTCTGCATCATTGTAACTAAGTGATAATAATTTCTGCTGATTCTTGCTTCAGTAATTTGATTACCTGCTTGGAAGAGTAAAACCCCAAGCCAAATCGGAAGCCATGCAACAATAATCCCGATAATACTTAGTGCGACAAAAACTCCCATAATAATATTTACAACCCCGAGAAACTTAAGCCAGCCGACCATATTTTCGCCAACCGCTGCCATTTCGCTTAAATGTCGTGATGCATCATCTTGTTGAGTATGAGTCTGTTCGTTAAAGTCCATTTTACCTCCTGTTTGTAAATGGATTAATTGTCGTAAAGAATTTATGGAATTAATCATTTACTATGCAAGAAAAACCTTCCGAAAAAATCCCCGGGATTTGTCCAAAACAAATGTATTTCAAAGAATAAATTATGGAATTTTTTTTCTGAAAAATCCCTGGGATTTACATGGGGTCTTGCTTAATACACTCCACAAATTTCCTTATATTTGTCCTTTCAATTTTTTCAGAATAAAGGCAAGAAATGAAGGTTAAGAATTTATCCGATATCCCAAAAGCATATAATCCGAGTGAAGTTGAAGACAAATGGTTTAAGTATTGGGAAGATCACAAATTATATCATTCGGAAGTTGATGAATCAAAAGAACCCTATACTGTTGTAATTCCCCCCCCGAATGTAACCGGAATGCTAACACTCGGTCACGTTTTAAATAATACAATCCAAGATGTTTTTGTTCGTTACAAAAGAATGCTTGGTTACAACGCTTGCTGGGTTCCGGGAATGGATCATGCTTCAATTGCAACCGAAACTAAAGTTGTAAACTTCTTAAAAGAAAAAGGAATTGATAAACATTCGCTTAGTCGTGAGGAATTCTTAAAACATTGCTGGGAG
It contains:
- a CDS encoding DUF5362 domain-containing protein, with protein sequence MDFNEQTHTQQDDASRHLSEMAAVGENMVGWLKFLGVVNIIMGVFVALSIIGIIVAWLPIWLGVLLFQAGNQITEARISRNYYHLVTMMQKFKMYFMIQGILLLISLIFAVIGFLSFGAALFSAFSGGDFNSY
- a CDS encoding HAD family acid phosphatase, with the translated sequence MKKFILIIIPLIFFGCSSTEVVNLDTAKMIVQDYYENGQYDKEVDEIINDAIKELSRQTFPENSLAIFDVDETMLSNYAHTKEIGFGFEWKLWGEWIQRADCEVIPQSRKLYDWLQERGVKIAFLTGRKPYEYEATIKNLSQVGIITYDTLITRTDKTKDMLAEDFKDYERKLLAEKGYNIVVCVGDQWSDLEGSNTGLTVKLPNYLYLID